Within Runella rosea, the genomic segment CGAAAACGTAACCCATTCGCCATGGCGTTTACAGGCCAGCGTATCGGGTTTATTTTGTGATTTGACGTAGAGGTCCAAAAAATCAAATATGCGGGTAGCAACGGTTTGCATGTTGTTGGAAGATATTGGTTGGGCGTAAAGTAAAGTAAAAAACGAAGACGCACGAAGGACAAAGTTATTAGACGGCAATAAATGAAACAATAACCCTAAAAAATTGCGGATAGTTGATTCCTTCAACTTTTTGACCGTAATTTAGTTTTAGCTTTCAATGAGTTATTCTTCGTTATGTACAGTTAACTATTAAACGCCGCTCTCGCATGAAAACTTTTTATTCTATTCTTCTCGTTGGATGTTTGTTTGTATTCGCTTATGACCTTCAGGCGCAGCGCCTTCGAGCTGGTTTTGACAAAGCAGAATACATCGAAATGCTGAAAATTTCGGCTCGGTTTGGCGCTCCTGACTACGTTGCGGCTTTTCCTGCGCCTACCAATTACAAATCGGTGTACCGTGCGCCCATTGTTGGGCTGGACAATACGTGGGACTTATGGACTCACAACGATAATACCATTGCCGTCGTCAGTATTCGGGGAACGACCGAAAAAGAGGTGAGTTGGCTGGCGAATTTCTACGCCGCCATGGTCCCCGCCAAGGGGGAATTGCAATTGAACCAAAGCGAGACTTTCAAATACGAACTTTCGTCAGATCCCAAAGCCGCCGTACATGTAGGTTGGTTGCTTGGTACGGCCACGATGTCGAAGGATATTTTGTCAAAAATAGATTCCTGCTACAAAAAAGGCATCAAAGATGTCATCATCATGGGGCATAGTCAGGGGGGAGCCATTGCGTATTTATTGACGGCTTACGTTTACAGCCTGCAAAAACAAAAGGCAATTCCTGCCGACATTCGCTTCAAAACCTATTGCAGTGCTTCGCCCAAGCCCGGAAATCTCTATTTTGCGTATGAGTATGAGTCGTTGACCCAAAACGGCTGGGCGTATAACGTCGTCAATTCGGCGGACTGGGTGCCTGAAGTTCCCATTTCTATTCAGACCATTGATGATTTTAACGTGACGAATCCGTTTGTGGGGGCCAAGGGCATTATCAAAAAGCAAAAATTCCCCAAAAACCTCGCCCTCAAATATGCGTATAATCAGCTCAGTAAGCCGACGTATAAGGCCAATAAAAACTACCAAAAATACCTCGGAAAAATGGCCTCGACCATTGTAAGCAAAAACATGACGGGCTTCACTCCGCCGCCCGCGTATTACAACAGCAACCACTATGTACGCACAGGAAATACGATTGTGTTGAAGGCCGACGAGGACTATTATCAACGCTTCCCCGAAAGCAAAGAGAAAATTTTTGCGCACCATTTCCACCCGCCGTACCTGTATTTAACCGAAAAACTTAACACAAATAACGAAAGTATGACAACCGCGTCACCCCTTGACGGAACTTGGGAACTCAATTATATTGCAGGGGCGGCGGTGCCTTTTGATAGCCTGTATCCCAACAAAAAACCAATGATGATATTTGACGGAGCCAACGGCCAAGTAAGCGGAAGCACAGGCTGTAACCGTTTTTCGGGTAAACTCAACGCCGACGGCAACAAACTCAATTTCAATTCACCCATGGCTTTGACCAAGATGTTTTGCCCTGGTGAGGGCGAAAATCGGTTTCTGGAAACATTGAAAAAAGTAAATACGTACTCCATCAATGAAAATACGCTGACATTTATCACGGGCGATATTGCCGTGATGCGGTTTGTGAAGAAGTAGGGGGGAAGGGAAAAACTCGTTACTCTGTAACTGAAGTTGTGTATTGTAGACTGATATTTTTAGTAACATTGACCTAAGATTCTCGGCCATAACAAATCGGCCGATTTAAATTCAGTCACAACGCTATGCACACCTCGTCGCTTTCTAAAACCCTTCAAGTACTTGCCGTTTTCTTTCTGGTCATCGCTGGCTTGTACTTTGCCAAACCTTTTTTGGTGCCCTTGGCGCTTGCCTGCATTATTTCGATGCTGATGTTGCCGCTGGGCCGTTGGATGGAAAAGAAAGGAGTAGGTCGTGGGTTGGCAACCTTTCTCTGCCTTCTTTTTTCGGTTGTCGTGGTGATTGGAGTTATTGGGGTACTTTCATGGCAAATTGCCAGTTTTGTCGATGACCTCCCAAAAATGCAGCAGTACATCGGGGAGCTAGAGAAGAAGCTGCAAGAGACATTGAGTAATCAATTCGGGCTCTCTCCTCAAAAACAAAAAGAATTGCTAAAGCAGCAGCAATCGTCGGGGGTGGGCAATGCTGGAAAAATGGTGTTGTCGGTCATGAGCTCGTCTACGAGTCTGTTGGTGGACATGGTATTGGTGCTGGTTTATACTTTTTTGTTGATGTATTCTCGCACGCACCTGAAGCAATTCATGCTAAAAATGGTGCCCGTTGACCAAAAAACAAAAGGCAATAAAATCATCAGCGATGCGTCGCACGTGGCTCAACAATATCTCTTGGGACTGGCCATGATGATTGCCATGCTTTGGGTGATGTACGGCGTCGGATTTTCGATAATCGGCGTAAAAAATGCGCTCTTTTTTGCCATGATTTGCGGCTTGTTTGAAATAGTACCTTTTGTGGGCAACATTACAGGCACCACGCTGACCGTCATTGGCGCACTCTCGCAGGGGGGTGATTCGGGAATGGTGCTCGGGATTGTACTTACTTACGGAACGGTTCAATTTCTGCAAACCTATATTTTAGAACCTTTGGTGGTGGGAGCGCAAGTCAAGATTAATCCATTGTTTACCATTATTTCTATCGTGGTTGGGGAGCTTGTTTGGGGGGTAGCAGGAATGGTGATGGCGATACCGTTGGTGGGCATTGCCAAGGTGATTTTTGATAATATTGAGCCCTTGCAACCCTATGGTTTTTTGATTGGCGAAGAAAAGAAAAAGGGAAAAAGCAGCTTTATAGATACGATTAAAGCGCGGGTAAAAAAATCGTGATTCTTTAACTGAAAATAAGGTGATGGTTTTTGAGATTTTAACCTTAAATGACAAAATTCAGTCAAATAAGGTTTTTATTTTGACCTTATTGGGCTGAAAAATGGAAAATAAGCTATATTTCTTAACAAAAACGAAAATAGCATAACCCCCATTCCATGTCCCCCGAAAACCTAATCTCCGAAGACCAAGGCGATATTAATTCTTCCGAGCAACGCCATTTGTATACGCAATCGTTGGATGCCCAAACCCTGCATTGGCTGGAAGAAGATGCCAAATATTTCTTTCATCAGGCGCTTTCTACGCCCGTCATGAACGTGCTTTCCAAGACCGAAGGCGCGTATATCTATGACCTCAACGGCAAAAAATACTTAGATATGCACGGCAACGGTGTCCACAATGCGGGCTTTAACAATCCTGCGGTGGTGGAAGCGATGATTCGTCAAATGTCGGAAGCCTTGGCTTTTACGCCCAGAAGATATACCAATATCCCTGCCATTCAATTGGCAAAAAAACTGACCGAAATTACACCTGCTGGACTAGATCGGGTGCTTTTTTGCCCGGGTGGCTCAGAAGCCATCGAAATGGCGGTGATGCTTGCGAAGCAAATCACGGGCAAGTGGAAAACGATTTCGTTTTGGGATGCCTACCACGGCACGGGTTTCCAATCTGGTGCCGTGAGCGGACAGGCACATTTTCTGAAAGGCAACGGGCCGATGGTGCCTGGGGCGCTGCACGCGGAGTTTCCCAACTACTACCGCAATCCGTGGAAATGGGACGATACCGACGCCATCGACGAAGAATACCTGCGCCAAATCAAACTTATCATCCGCAACGAGCCTGATATCGCGGCTATTGTGGCCGAGCCGATCTCATCCACGCCCGTGGTGCCGTCTCAAAACTATTGGCAAGAAATCCGCAGCCTTTGCGACCGTGAAGGAATCTTCCTGATTTTTGACGAAATCATTGAAGGTTTGGGGCGTACGGGAAAAATGTTCGCCAGTGAACATTACGTTACGCCCGACGTATTGGTACTGGGCAAATCGTTGGGTGGTGGTATGGTACCGTTTGCAGGAATTGTTTCTAAATCTGAATATAACGTCTTACAAGATAGCTCTATCGGTCATTTTACGCACGAGAAAAATCCGCTTTGCTGCGCGGCGGGATTGGCCGAAATCGAATTTATTGAAGAACATCGCCTCGTTGAGAATGCCGCTACCAAAGGCGAATATTTAATGAATGCGTTTCGAGAAATGCAGGAAAAATACCCACTCATCGGCAACGTGGCGGGCAAAGGATTTCACATCGGCATCGACCTTGTCAAAGACCGCAAAACCAAAGAGCGGGCCTACGAAGAAGCCGAGCGCATCATGTATCGCTGTATGGAACGTGGGCTGGCCTTTAAAATCATCGAAGGCAATGTCATCACGCTGCGCCCGTCTCTGATTCTAACGCAGGACCAGTGCGATTTTATCATTGATACCATCGAAGAAGCCTTGCGCGAAGAAACAAAATAGCCCATGCAACACAAAAAAGTAAAAGTGGGCGTGGTGCAGGCCACGCCTGCGTTGTTTGACGTTGAGAAAACCGTTCAACTCGTCATTGAGTGGGTAGAAAAAGGAGCCGCCGCAGGCTGTGAGCTGTTGCTTTTTCCTGAATCTTTTATTCCCTGTTATCCGCGTGGGTTAGACTTTGATTCCATCGTGGGACGCCGTACCGAAAAAAGTCGGAATCAATGGTTGGAGTATTGGGAAAATAGTTTAGAAACAAATTCTCAATACGTTGAACAAATCAGTGAAGCCATCCGCCGAGCAGGCATTTTTGTGGCTTTAGGCGTTACCGAGCGCGAAAGCGTGGGTGGGTCTTTGCATTGTGCGTTGCTGTATTTTGACAAACAAGGCAATCTCATCGGCAAGCATCGTAAACTTAAGCCTACGGGTTTGGAACGCTACATTTGGGCCGAAAGCGACGGCAGTACATTGGTCAGTTTTGATACTGAAATCGGTAAAATAGGAGGGTTGATTTGTTGGGAAAATTACATGCCGTTGGCGCGGATGTCGATGTACCAACGCGGCGTGGAAATTTACCTCGCTCCAACGGCCGATTCCCGCGAATCGTGGCAATCGACCATGCAGCACATTGCGCTGGAAGGCCGCTGTTTTGTACTAGCGTGTAACCAGTTTGTTCAAAAATCCGATTATCCCGAACATTTTCAGGCAGATTTGACCGATGAGCCTGAAATTATGAGCAGTGGCGGTAGCGTCATTATTTCACCGTTGGGTGAGGTCTTAGCGGGGCCGCTGTGGAACGAAGAAGGTTTACTCACTGCCGAATTGGACTTTTCAGTTTTGGCCAAAAGCAAACTGGATTTTGACGTCGTAGGGCATTATTCCCGAAACGATGTGTTTAAACTCGAAGTGGTGGGGCAACCGGACATGTTGAAAGTGAAGTGATTGGCTTCCATAAAAAAGCCGTTGGTAAGAAACACCAACGGCGGTAAATTATATAAATAACTTCGCACTACACCCCCGTATAACTAAACGGCGAAATAGCTCTTAATTCTTCTTTGATTTCGTCCGAAACATCCAAACCATCGATGAATTCGGCGATGGCGTTGGCCGTGATTTTTTCGTTTTTGCGGGTAAGGTTTTTCAAGGCTTCGTAGGGCTGCGGGTAGGCTTCGCGGCGCAAAACGGTCTGAATCGCTTCGGCTACCACGGCCCAGTTGTTTTCCAAATCGGCGTAAAAAGCGCGCTCGTTTAGTTCCAGTTTGCCTAATCCTCGCATCAAGGCTTTCAAGGCAATCACGGTATGCGCCAACGGAACGCCTAAGTTTCGGAGGACGGTTGAGTCCGTCAAATCACGTTGAAGGCGAGAAATAGGAAGTTTGGCCGATAAGTGTTCAAAAAGGGCATTTGCGATGCCCAGATTTCCTTCTGAATTTTCAAAATCAATCGGATTTACTTTGTGCGGCATGGCCGATGAGCCGATTTCTCCCGCTTTGATTTTTTGTTTAAAATACTCCATCGACACGTACGTCCAAATGTCACGGTCGAGGTCTATCAGGATGGTATTCAGGCGCTTGAAGGTATCCATAAGCGCCGCTAGCATGTCATAATGTTCAATCTGCGTGGTCAATTGACTCCGCGAAAGGCCCAAGTGGTCGTTGACAAAATGATTGCCAAAAGCCACCCAGTCAATGTCGGGATAAGCCACGTGGTGGGCGTTGAAATTGCCCGTTGCTCCGCCAAATTTTGCCGCAAAGGGCACGGCTTGAAGCATTTGTAATTGTTTTTCAAGGCGTTCGGCAAATACCCCAAATTCTTTCCCCAACCGCGTCGGTGAGGCAGGTTGCCCGTGCGTGCGGGCCAGCATCGGAATGTGTTTCCACTCCTCTGCCAAGGCTTTTAATTTAGCCAACACTTCATCAAACATCGGTACAATTTCAGCTTTGAGGGCGTCTTTGAGCGACAACGGAATGGAGGTATTGTTAATATCTTGGGAAGTCAATCCGAAGTGGATAAATTCCAAAAACTGTTCTAATTTCTTGTCTTTCAGCTTTTCCTTGATGAAATACTCCACCGCTTTCACGTCGTGGTTGGTCACCGATTCAATCTCTTTGATCATCAGCGCGTCTTTCTCCGAAAACTCGCCGTACAAGGCGCGCAAGTCGGAATAATGCACTTTGTCGAAGTCTTTCAATTGCGGTAACGGCAATTCACAGAGAGAAATAAAATATTCCACTTCGATCAGGATGCGGTAGCGAATCAGTCCAAATTCGGAAAAATAAGGCGCGAGTTTTTCAACTTGCCGACGGTAGCGCCCGTCTACGGGAGAGATAGCTGTCAGGGAATTTAATTGCATAGCTTGGGTTCTAAGGCGCAAAGATACGCCGGGAATCGGAAAAATTTGGTAGAAAACCCCAGAAAATGCTTTTATCAACAGTTTGGTATCGAAATCCTCTCCTTTATGAAAATAGTACCTCTTTTTGCCTTTTTAGCGGTCATTACGGCCATGCTCAGCGCGCCCAACCTTGCCGAAAATGGAGAAAATTGGCCCGAATACAACGGAAATGGTGCCCGCAATCATTATTCTCCCTTAGCCCAAATCAATGCCGAAAATGTTTCGCAGCTCAAAGTGGCTTGGACGTACGCCTCGGGAGGGGCGGATACCATTGGGCACCGTACCCAAATGCAGTGTAATCCGATTATTGTCGACGGAATTTTATACGGCGTTTCGGCCAATACCCAAGTGTTTGCGCTCGATGCCGCCAACGGAAATCCCATCTGGAAATCCAAAGTGACCGAAACCGAAGGTACTACCAGTCGCGGGGTGACCTATTGGCGCGAAGGAGAAGAAAAAATCATCTTTTTTGGGGCGGGAAAATGGCTGTATGCCTTTGATGCCTTGCGGGGAAAACCCATTACCTCATTTGGCCAAAATGGACGAATCAACTTAAAAGAAGGCCTCGAACGCCCGGGCGCTGATGAGTACGTGGTGGCCAATACGCCCAACGTTATCTTTAAAAATTTGCTCATTGTCGGAGTTCGGGTTTCGGAAAGTGAAACGGCGCTTCTGGGCGACATCCGAGCGTATGATGTGCGGACGGGTAAAAAAGTGTGGACGTTTCGTACCATTCCTCAAATGGGTGAGTTGGGTGCGGATACGTGGCCGGCCAATTCGCGGCAAAACATTGGTGGTGCCAATGCATGGGCAGGCATGGCCATCGACCGGGAGCGGGGCATCGTGTATGCACCGACTGGCTCGGCAGCGTTTGATTTTTATGGCGGAAACCGCAAAGGAGATAATCTTTTTGCCAACTGTCTTTTGGCCCTTGATGCCAACACGGGCAAGCGACTTTGGCACTATCAACTCGTCAGACACGATATTTGGGACCGCGACCCGCCTGCTCCGCCAAACTTGCTTACGGTGATGCACAACGGCCCCGACGGTCGGCCCCGAAAAGTGGACGCAGTGGCGCAAATTACGAAGCAGGGCTACATTTTTGTCTTTGACCGCGTGACGGGAAAACCGCTGTTTCCCATCGAAGATAGAAAATATTCCTATGATGCTGTACCTGGGGAATTTCCCGCTGCGTCGCAGCCGATACCAGTCAAGCCTACGTATTTTGCAAGGCAGCGATTTGTGGAACAAGACCTAAATTCATTCGTGGCCGACCGCGATTCGATTCTGGGATTGATTCGCAAATCACGCACTGGCGGCCCGTACATTCCCATTGGAAAAGAAACGACGATTTTCTTTCCGGGCACCGATGGCGGCGGGCAATGGGGTGGGGCGGCGGCCGATCCGCAGGGGATTTTATACATTCCTTCCAAAGAAATTCCGGTGTATACCTCGCTGGTAATCAAAAGTCAAGAAACAAACGGGGGATTTGTCACGGGAGCCCAATTGTATAAGCAAAATTGTGCGGCTTGTCACGGAACAGACCGACGTGGCAATCATGATGGTTCGTATCCATCATTGGTGAATATCAACAAGCGACTTACGGCCGATGCCCTCAACAAGCTGATTCCTAAAGGGCGCGGCATGATGCCACCCTTTGCGCACCTTTCGGTGGCTGAGCGCCAAGCCATTGTTGATTTTGTTTTTCAGAAAGAGTCAGATAAACAGGTAGTTAGTTCAAAAAGTGGCGCATTGCCGTATCAGCATACTGGCTATAATCGTTGGTACGACCGCAATGGTTATCCCATCAATCAGCCGCCGTGGGGAACCTTGACCGCCACCGATTTAAACACGGGCGAGCGATTGTGGCAAGTTCCTTTGGGCGAATATCCTGAATTGACAGCCAAAGGAATCCCCATTACGGGCACCGACAACTACGGCGGGCCCCTAGTAACAGCCAGCGACTTGCTCTTCATTGCGGCTACCCGTGATGAGCGATTACGGGTATTTGACAAAAAGACGGGAAAACAACTCTGGCAAACCCAACTTCCTGCGGCGGGTTATGCGTCGCCAAGTACCTATTCGATTGCGGGCAAGCAGTACGTAGTCATTGCGTGCGGTGGTGGAAAACTAAAAACCAAATCAGGCGATAAATACGTAGCTTTTGCATTGCCATAAGATGTTTTTGTATTTAATTGCGAACCTTTACTGTTTTGCATACTATTTAAACTCAAACCCTTTACACGCTAAACTTAACCCTCTACACTTAAATGACACCTTCTCCTTTTTTGGGCGAATTGCTCGGTACACTCGTTTTGATTTTATTAGGCAACGGTGTGGTTGCCAATGTCGTTTTGAAAAATACCAAAGGCCACAACGGCGGTTGGATTGTCATTACTGCTGGTTGGGCGTTTGCGGTCACCATCGGTATTTTTGTGGCGAAAGCCTTTGGAGGTTATGATGCCCACCTCAACCCCGCCGTCACGATTGGTTTTGCTGTGGCGCAAAACGAATACGGAAAAGTAGTGGATTATGTGAGCGCTCAGATGATTGGGGCTTTTCTGGGGGGTACTTTAGTGTGGTTGTATCACTTGCCGCAATACGCCAAAACGGAAGATAAAGGAGCTAAGTTGGCCACTTTTGCCACCGACCCCGCCATTCGTGCTTCAGGTTCCAATTTTTTTAGTGAAGTGATCGGCACCATCGTTTTATTGATGGGAATCAAAGGAATTGGTGCCGTTACGACGGGTTTGGGGCCATTTGCCGTTGGCATTTTGGTGTGGGCCATTGGGCTTTCTTTGGGCGGAACCACGGGGTATGCCATCAACCCTGCCCGCGATTTAGGGCCGCGCATTGCGCACGCTATTCTGCCCATCGTCGGCAAAGGTGATTCAGATTGGAAATACGCATGGGTGCCTGTGGCTGGGCCAGTTACGGGCGCTATTATCGCTGGACTTTTATTTTTGTAAAGCTATTTTTTCATACAAAGGCGCTAAGAAGCAAAGAAATCACTGCGTCTTAGCGTCTTTGCGTGAATCTAAGTTACTTCTCAAATTTGAGCTTAAAAACGCCGCTCGATAAGACAATTTCGTCTTTTGTATCCTGTTTCTTATAACCTCGTCCTTCGGGGTCGATGTCAGAGTCGTAACCTGTGGCGCTCGTAAATACTTTATCTTCGAGTTTACCTTTCAGGCGACCTAACCCACCCAAGGCGGTTGCCGACGTTTTTTCTTTGAAATGGGTGCCATCTAGCGTACCCGAAAATTTTCCTTCCAAAAATCCGTCGGCCGCTTTGGTTACTTCAATTTCACCGCCGTTTTCCCGGCGCGATTTCCCTACGTGGTATTCCATGCGCGGCGATTTGGTTTCTTCCACGTACTTAACATAGGCTACCCCTTTGTATTTACCCTCGGCCATAATCGGCTGAACTGTATTTTTTCCGTTGAAATCTTCATCAACAATTTTGTAAAGTCCCACTTCTGGCAAGTCGCTGTTGGACCAAGTGACAAACCAAAAACGCAGTGATTTGTCGGGGCTGGTGGCATTGGCCGTAATGTACCATACGTTACCCATTCGTATCCGTCGCGGGGCGGTTTTGTATTCTTTGCCATCAACCTGAACGGAGAGACTGTTGTCGTTTGAGATTTGCGCCATGGCCACCTGACTCATGAGACCGATAATAAGCGCCGCTAGCTTCTTATTCATTTCATTTGTGCTGTTTGATGTGATGATTTTTGAAAGTCGAAATGTACAGGTTTTCCACTCGTTCTGGGTTAGGCATTGGGTTGAAATGTCATAAAAACTTACTGAACGGTTACTTATGACAAATTGATTTATTGGCATCGCTATCTTTCGCTTGTATCTTTGGGCGTTCAATTCAACCACTAATCAATGAAACACCTACTTCTAATTCTTTTAAGCAGCTTGATTTTCGGTCTTCAATCGTGCAGTTTTTCGTCAGAAGATAAATTTGAAAAAGGAAAAACCCTGATGAAAGAGGGGAAATTTCGCGAAGCGCTGACGTTTCTAAACGGAGCCATTGAAAGCGATAACGGTAACTATGAAGCCCTCAACGCCCGTGGCGTGGTGTATTATGAGTTAAAAGAATACCAAAATGCCTTGCTTGATTATGACCAAGCCCTCAAATTAAAACCCGATTATTACCGGCCGTATTACAACAGGGCATTGTTGAAAGTAGCCCAAAATGACGGCGACGGTGCCTTGAAGGATTACGCCGAAGCAGTTCGGCTCGACCCAAAAAATGCCGAGATATTTGTAAACAGAGGCCAATTGTTAGCTGCTTTAGCGCAGCCAGACGCCGCGCTTCGGGACTTTGAGCAGGCCACCGTTCTTGATTCAACCAATGCTTTGGCGTGGTACAATCGTGGCAACGTTTTATTCCAACGGGAAGAGTTTAAGGGTGCTATTGAAAACTTTGAAAAAGCGGTCAGATCCGATGCCAAGTTCGGCAAAGCGTTTCACGCGTTGGGAGTTGCGCAAATTTTAGAGAATCAAAAAGAAGTTGGATGCCTCAATCTCAAGCAGGCCGAGCGGTTAAAATATCCAGCGGCGAAAGCCTCCATCGAACAATATTGCAAATAACCGTAGGGGCAGGCCTCGCGTCTGCCCGAAAACGGCAATAACGGCAAAACGTGGGCAAGGCCCGCCCCTACAACAATAAACCCCGTCAAGTAGGGGCAGGCCTCGCGTCTGCCCGAAAACGGCAATAACGGCAAAACGTGGGCAAGGCCCGCCCCTACAACAATAAACCCCGTCAAGTAGGGGCAGGCCTCGCGTCTGCCCGAAAACGGCAATAACGGCAATAACGTGGGCAAGGCCTGCCCAATAACGGCGAAAACGGCAAAAATGGCAAAACGTGGGCGTAGGGGCAGACGCAAGGCCTGCCCCTACAGCAAAACACCCCGCCAAATAACTTGGCGGGGTGTTTTGTTTATAAAATGTTTGCTCGTATTAGTGCGCGGCAGCGGTAGCAGATGTTTCTGCTTTGTAGTTGCGCGTCCAGAAATACAAAATGGCAAATGCAACAATCAAAACCGCTGGGAAAATAGCCATGGTGCTGAGCGTAGCCTGACCCGCGGCTAACTCCATTTCATCTCCAGTTAAGCCAAGCGCCGTTTTTTCGGCACGGGCGTCATCAATCCATTGTCCGATAATAGGCTGGAAGATAGAAGTTGAAAACATACCTACGCCACCAAGAATGGACATTCCAAGGGCACCACTTAGAGGTACTTTTTCGGCAATAAAACCAATCATGTTAGGCCAAAATAATGCCACACCCATGGCAAAAAACACGGCAGATACATAAGCCATTGTCCCTGTTTGAGTACTGAATAAATATACACCAATGGTTGCCAAAACTGCTGAACCCAACAGTACACCTTGTTGGCCAAACTTGGCAACAATCGGCCCTGCAAAATACCTGATTACGGCCATGAGTCCTGTTACCAAAGCCAAGATCAACATTGGGCTTGCCCCTGATTTACTCATAATTAAGCCAGTCCATTGTTGAGGTCCAAATTCTGAGATTGCGGTTAAGGCCATGCAGCAGAACATGAAGATATACAACGGAGTAGCCATTGCTTTTAGGTTTTCACCCAACGACGTAACACCTTCGGTTTTGGGTTTTGGAAACGCCTGACCCCAAAACAAATAAGCATAAATCAAGGTTGGAACCATGATCAACCAAATTTGTGCCTGCCAGCCAGTGTTGGCATCGGTCATGAATTTTGATATTAAACTACCAACCACAATTCCACCAGGGAACCACATGTGGAAACGGTTTAACATTTTACTCATTTCGGCACCAGAATAAGTGTCGGCAATCATTGGGTTACAAGCTGCTTCTGTACAGCCATTACCTAATCCGATTAAGAATGTAGAAATCAAAAGGCCCGTGTAGCCTCCCGAATAAATGGTCAAAATGATGCCTAAAGCGTGAGAAACAAACGCAATCATCATGATTTTCTTGGGACCCACGGTGTGATACACAAGTCCACCGATAATCATGGCCAAGGGAAAGCCCAAAAACCACATAGAGTTGATGAAACCGAGTTGCTCAGCAGTTAAATTAAACTCTGTTCCTAATTGTGCCAGAATTCCAGCCCGGATACTGAATGAAAAAGCTGTTGTTATTAGCGCAAAACAGCTTCCGTTAAAAAGTCTTGCTTTGTTGATCATTTTTGGAAAGTTGGTTAAAGGTTAGATAAGACATCTTACACAAGCAGGCAAAGTATTAATTTTGATTTTTTTACCCAAACTTCGTGAGAAAAAGGTTTTTTTTTACTTTGCCTACTAAAATGAGACGCCGCAAGTGTTGATTTACATTCAATTATAAAAGGCGAAACGCTCAACAAACTGAATATTTATTGAAATAAAATACCAAATCACAAAAATTCAAAAGTATATGGCTCGTAAAATCAGAATGGGGATGGTAGGTGGAGGCCGTGGGGCTTTTATCGGTGGTGTTCACCGCATTGCTGCTGCTATCGACGGTGAGATTGACCTCGTATGCGGGGCTTTTAGCTCAACGCCCGAAAAATCGAAAGCGTCGGGCGAAGACCTCATGCTCGACCCATCGCGTTGCTATGGCGATTATAAAGAAATGATTCAGAAAGAAAAACGGCGCAAAGACCGCATCGACGCGGTGTCGATTGTTACGCCCAACCACATGCATTTTGCCCCCGCCAAAATGGCATTGGAAAACGGCTTTCACGTGATTTGCGACAAACCAGTTACGTTTTCGTTGCCCGAAGCCAAAAAACTCAAAGATATCATTGCCAACA encodes:
- a CDS encoding pyrroloquinoline quinone-dependent dehydrogenase encodes the protein MKIVPLFAFLAVITAMLSAPNLAENGENWPEYNGNGARNHYSPLAQINAENVSQLKVAWTYASGGADTIGHRTQMQCNPIIVDGILYGVSANTQVFALDAANGNPIWKSKVTETEGTTSRGVTYWREGEEKIIFFGAGKWLYAFDALRGKPITSFGQNGRINLKEGLERPGADEYVVANTPNVIFKNLLIVGVRVSESETALLGDIRAYDVRTGKKVWTFRTIPQMGELGADTWPANSRQNIGGANAWAGMAIDRERGIVYAPTGSAAFDFYGGNRKGDNLFANCLLALDANTGKRLWHYQLVRHDIWDRDPPAPPNLLTVMHNGPDGRPRKVDAVAQITKQGYIFVFDRVTGKPLFPIEDRKYSYDAVPGEFPAASQPIPVKPTYFARQRFVEQDLNSFVADRDSILGLIRKSRTGGPYIPIGKETTIFFPGTDGGGQWGGAAADPQGILYIPSKEIPVYTSLVIKSQETNGGFVTGAQLYKQNCAACHGTDRRGNHDGSYPSLVNINKRLTADALNKLIPKGRGMMPPFAHLSVAERQAIVDFVFQKESDKQVVSSKSGALPYQHTGYNRWYDRNGYPINQPPWGTLTATDLNTGERLWQVPLGEYPELTAKGIPITGTDNYGGPLVTASDLLFIAATRDERLRVFDKKTGKQLWQTQLPAAGYASPSTYSIAGKQYVVIACGGGKLKTKSGDKYVAFALP
- a CDS encoding MFS transporter; translation: MINKARLFNGSCFALITTAFSFSIRAGILAQLGTEFNLTAEQLGFINSMWFLGFPLAMIIGGLVYHTVGPKKIMMIAFVSHALGIILTIYSGGYTGLLISTFLIGLGNGCTEAACNPMIADTYSGAEMSKMLNRFHMWFPGGIVVGSLISKFMTDANTGWQAQIWLIMVPTLIYAYLFWGQAFPKPKTEGVTSLGENLKAMATPLYIFMFCCMALTAISEFGPQQWTGLIMSKSGASPMLILALVTGLMAVIRYFAGPIVAKFGQQGVLLGSAVLATIGVYLFSTQTGTMAYVSAVFFAMGVALFWPNMIGFIAEKVPLSGALGMSILGGVGMFSTSIFQPIIGQWIDDARAEKTALGLTGDEMELAAGQATLSTMAIFPAVLIVAFAILYFWTRNYKAETSATAAAH
- a CDS encoding tetratricopeptide repeat protein, which translates into the protein MKHLLLILLSSLIFGLQSCSFSSEDKFEKGKTLMKEGKFREALTFLNGAIESDNGNYEALNARGVVYYELKEYQNALLDYDQALKLKPDYYRPYYNRALLKVAQNDGDGALKDYAEAVRLDPKNAEIFVNRGQLLAALAQPDAALRDFEQATVLDSTNALAWYNRGNVLFQREEFKGAIENFEKAVRSDAKFGKAFHALGVAQILENQKEVGCLNLKQAERLKYPAAKASIEQYCK
- a CDS encoding MIP/aquaporin family protein; its protein translation is MTPSPFLGELLGTLVLILLGNGVVANVVLKNTKGHNGGWIVITAGWAFAVTIGIFVAKAFGGYDAHLNPAVTIGFAVAQNEYGKVVDYVSAQMIGAFLGGTLVWLYHLPQYAKTEDKGAKLATFATDPAIRASGSNFFSEVIGTIVLLMGIKGIGAVTTGLGPFAVGILVWAIGLSLGGTTGYAINPARDLGPRIAHAILPIVGKGDSDWKYAWVPVAGPVTGAIIAGLLFL